Sequence from the Janthinobacterium lividum genome:
TGTTCCAGGTGCAAAGCAGACAGGGCCAGCCCTTCGACGTGCTGAGCGGTCCCTTGACAGTGACGGTGGTGGGCACGCAGTTTTCCGTGCGCAATACGCTCGAACACGACGGCCAGCTGCGCGTGGCCGTACAGCAAGGTTACGTGCGCGTGGCGGGCGCAGGACAAGACCTGGCCGACCTGCGGGCCGGCCAGGGCGTCAGCGCCGACGCCGGCGGCCGCCTGTCCGCCATCGCCAGCCTGGCCCCAGGCAGCGTTGCGCCATGGCGCAACGGCAGGGTCACCTTCGACAATGTGCCGCTGGGCGCGGCACTGGCCGAATTCGAGCGCTATGGCGACACGGGCTTCGTCGTGCGCGATCCCGCCGTGGCGCAGCTGCGCATCGGCGGCAGCTTCAGCCTGACCCAGCTCGACCGCTTCGCCGCCGCCCTGCCGCAGCTGTTGTCCGTGCAGATCGTGCGCAGCGGCGGCGCCAGCGAGATCCGCATGGCAGCAAAAATGCCGGCGCAGGCCCCTGCGATGCGACTGCCTGAAAAATAAATGCAAATAAGTCGCATTCGCAGGTGAGGGTTTTGCCCGCTGCCGCGTCTACCAAGTTAATCGACAATAAATTAACCTGGAGAAATGCAACATGTGGTCCCCCCGCCTCAATCTGACACCCGCCCCCCTCGCCCTGGCCGCCATGCTGGCCCTGGGCACCATTTCCCTGGCACAGGCGCAAACGGCGCCCGCCGTCACACTGGCCATCGCCGCCCAGCCGCTGGGCCAGGCACTGAATGAGCTGGCGCGGCAAGCCAATCTGCAACTGCTGTTCGCGCCCGAACTCGTGGCCGGCAAGACGGCGCCCGCCGTCAGCGGCACCCTCAGCGTGGCCAACAGCCTGGAGCGTCTGCTGGCCGGCAGCGGCCTGACGGCTGCCATCGATGGCAGCAGCGTCATCATCCGCTCCGCGCCCGCCGCCACGGGCAAGGTGGCGACCCTGGCGGAAATTACCGTCAGCGCCCGCCAGGAGGCAGTGATCGACAGCGAGCTGACCAAGTCATACGCGGCGCAAGCGGTGAGCATCGGCAAGGGCCAGCAAAGCCTGCGCGAAATTCCCCAATCCGTCTCCGTGCTGACGCGCCAGCAGTTGAATGACCAGAATTTGCTGAGCCTGGATGACGCCATGCGCGGCGTGACGGGCATCACCGTCGAGGCCAGCAGCACGGGCGGCAACCACGGCAACTTTTATTCGCGCGGCTATGCGCTTGACTCGGTGCAGGTCGATGGCGTGATGACGCCGGCCAGCACGGGCAACGACCTGTCGGCCGGCTTCGGGCTGGCCATCTATGACCGCGTGGAAGTGCTGCGCGGCCCCGCCGGCCTGTTCCAGGGCGCGGGCGACCCGGGCGGCACCATCAACCTGGTGCGCAAGCGCGCGCGCGACACCTTTGCCGCCAGCGGCGTGCTCAGCGCAGGTTCCTGGGACCGCTACTACGCGGAAGCGGACGTCACGGGCCCCCTGAGCGCGGATGGCAAGGTGCGCGGCCGCCTGGTGGCCGCGTATGAACACCGGCGCTCCTTCGTCGACCATGTGTATGCGGAAAAACCGCTGCTGTACGGCACCGTTGCCATCGACGTGGCGCCGGGCACCGTACTGACGGGCGGCGTCACCCACCAGCAATACAAGGGCCGTCCCGCCTTCGGCCTGCCCGCGTATGAAGACGGGCGCCTGCTCGACGTGCCCCGCTCCACCTACCTCGACCCGGCCTGGAACCACATCACGGAAAAGGTCACCGAATACTTTGCCGAACTCGATCATAAACTGGCGAACGGCGGCCAGTTCAAGGCGACCGCCCTGTACCGCGAGCAGGACGAACCGTCGCGCAATTTCGGCTGGTCCGACTGTTCCGCCGATCCCGTCACGGGCGACAGCTGCCTGGTCAGCTGGAACTACCGCAGCCACTGGAAGACACAGGGCCTGGACGCCTACCTGGCCACGCCGTTCCAGGCGTTTGGCCGCAGCCACGACCTGATCGTGGGCGCCGACTACCGCCAGGTGCACAAGAATTTCCAGTATGGCGGCGGAGACAATGCGCCGATCAACATCTTTCATCCCGATAACAATATCGCGCGGCCCAGCTATACCTTTTCCAACGGCAATGACAACCGCACCAAACAGTTCGGCCTGTACGCGCGCACCCGCCTGCAAGCGACCGAGCGCCTGGCCGTCAACTTGGGCGGGCGCGTGACGCACTGGGACAACCATACCGTCAACCGCAACGCGTATTTCAACCAGTTCACCGATGTCAGCAACACCATCAAGGCCAAGTTCACACCGTATGCGGGCCTGGTCTACGAGCTCGACAAGCAGGTGTCGGCCTACGGCAGCTACACGCGCATCTTCACGCCCCAGAGCACCACGGACGCTGCCGGCCAGACGCTGAAACCGCGCACGGGCCAGCAGTTCGAGCTGGGGCTGAAGGCGGAGCTGTTCGACAAGAACGTCAACGCGCATGCGGCCCTGTTCCGCATGGAAGACGAAAACCGCGTCATGCCCGACCCGGCCAACCCGCTGTTCTCCATCGGCGCCGGCAAGATGCGCAGCCAGGGCATGGAAGCCGAGCTGAGCGGCAGTCCCCTGCCCGGCTGGAACATCACGGGCGGCTATTCCTACACCAGCACGCGCACCCTCGAAGGCAGCGACGACCAGAAGGCGCAGCTGTATTCCTTCATCGCGCCGCGCCACAATGTCAATCTGTGGACTAATTACCGGCTCGCCGGCGCGCTCGATAAAGTCAGCGTGGGCGGCGGCTTGCGCAGCGTCAGCAGCATGTACCGCCTGAACGGGCCCGTGAAATTCGAGCAGGGACCCGTCACCACAGTGGGCTTGCAGGCTGGCTACCGCCTCAGTCCCACACTGGAGCTGTCGCTGACGGTGAACAACCTGTTCGACAAAAAATACTACACGCGCGTGTGGGCCGCCTATGGCTCCAACTTCTATGGCGAACCGCGCAACGCCATGCTGACCCTGCGCGGCCAGCTGTAAACGCCCGCGCTCCTGCGCATGCACGGCCGCCGCCAGCAATGGGGCGGCCGTGCGCGTTGACGGCATCGCTGCGGCTTCATTACCACATCGCTCTCTTGCATGTCTCGCAACCCCGCACTATAATAAGAATAGTTCTCATTCACATTTAGATTCCCACCCGAGTTTGCGCACAGTCGCCTGACTGATGCGCGGCTGGATGACACGCTGCGCCAGCCAGGCACCACCGCCAAGCAAGCCTCCCATACCAAAAACGCCAGCCGCTCGACGGCGGGCACACGAGAAGAAGGATGTTTCATGGCGCGAGCACGTTCGCTGGCCGGCATGGTTGCCGGCCCGTTTTCCCCACCAGTTTCCAATGTCGCCATGCGTCCGCTGGCCATCGCCGTGCATTCCGCATTGCTGACGGCAGCGCTGGGCGCCGGCGCGGCCCTGGCTGCGGAGGCACCCGCCAAGCCCGATGAAGCCACTCTGAGCGAGATCAAGGTAGTGGGCCAGCAAGACAAGGCAGCGACCGAGCACACGGGTTCCTACACCACCAAACAGATGGCCACGGCGACGCGCATGGGCCTGTCGATCCGCGAAACGCCGCAATCGATTTCCGTGGTGACGCGCCAGCGCATGGACGACATGGGCTTGAACAGCCTGGCCGAGGTACTGGTGCAGTCGACGGGCGTGACGGTGCAGGAGAACGACAGCGAACGCACCAGCTTTTCGGCGCGCGGCTTTTCCATCGGCAATTACCAGATCGACGGCGTGGCCGTCAATTCAGGCAGCAATGCGCTGTTCGACACGGCCATCTATGACCGCATCGAGATCGTGCGCGGCGCCACGGGCCTGGTCAGCGGCAATGGCGACCCGTCGGCCACCATCAACATGATGCACAAGCGTCCCGGCAAGGAGTTTGCCGCCTCGGCCGGCCTGACCGTGGGTTCCTGGAGCAAGGTCCGGCTCGAAGGCGACATCAGCGCGCCGCTGAATGCGGACGGCAGCATCCGCGGGCGCGTCGTGGTGGCAGGCCAGAACCGCCATTCCTACATGGACCTGTACAAGGAACGCAAGCTGGTGGGCGCCGTCATCGTCGAGGCGGATCTGACGCCTGCAACGTTGCTGACGGCCGGCATCGACTATCAAAAGAACACGCCGAAAGGCACGAGCTGGGGCACCACGCCCCTGTTCTTCTCGGACGGCACGCCGGCCAACATGCCGCGCTCGTTCAACATGGCGGCCAAGTGGAGCAGCTGGGAGCGCGCATTCGAAAACAAATACGTCTACCTCGAACACCGCTTTGCCAACGACTGGAAAATCAAGGCCGCCTACGGGCGCCTGGACAGCTCCTCGAACGGCAAGCTGTTCTACGGCGGCAGCGGCTATCCGAAACGCGACGGCAGCGGCCTGGAAGTCTGGAGCGGCGCCTTCCCCTACGATGAAAAACAGGACAACTTCGACCTGTCGGCCAACGGCACTTTCCCCCTGTTCGGCCGCCAGCACGACCTGGTGCTGGGCGTGAACGGCTGGAAGCGCAGCGGCACGACGAATGAAACCTTGCTGCCCGATCCGCTGCCATTTGCCACCACCATCCCCGACTTCCGCAACTGGACCGGCGACGTGCCCGAGCCGGCGCTCACGCGCACGGGCGCGCGCGACGTCGCCACCACCAAGCAGTCCGGCGCCTTCATCGCCACGCGCATCAATGTCACGGACAGTTTCAAGGTACTGGCTGGCGCGCGCGTCTCCAAATGGGAAACATATAACGACCGCTACGATACCCAGGGCCGTTTTGTGAAACGCAGCTCCGCCTACAAGACGGACGATGTCGTCACGCCGTACGCGGGCGTGGTGCTTGACGTGAGCAAGAGCACGTCGCTGTACGCCAGCTACACGGACCTGTTCAAGCCGCAAAACCTGAAGGACAAGAACAACGCCTTCCTCGACCCGATTACGGGCAGCAATGTGGAAGCGGGCGTGAAGAGCGAATTCTTCGACGGCGCCGTGAATGCCTCGTTTGCCGTGTATGAAGCCAAGCAGGACAACCTGGGCGAGGAAGACAAATCGGTGCCGCTGACCTTCGTGCTGCCGGACGGCAGCCGTCCCTATATCTCGACGGGCAAGGGCACGAAAAGCAAGGGTTACGAGGCGGAAGTGTCGGGCAGCCCCTTGAGCGGCTGGCAGCTGTTTGCCGGCTACACGCACAGCAAATCGAAGACGGGCAAGGGCGTGGTGACCAACACCATCCAGCCGACCAACATGCTGCGCGTCTCGACCACCTACCGCC
This genomic interval carries:
- a CDS encoding TonB-dependent siderophore receptor; translation: MARARSLAGMVAGPFSPPVSNVAMRPLAIAVHSALLTAALGAGAALAAEAPAKPDEATLSEIKVVGQQDKAATEHTGSYTTKQMATATRMGLSIRETPQSISVVTRQRMDDMGLNSLAEVLVQSTGVTVQENDSERTSFSARGFSIGNYQIDGVAVNSGSNALFDTAIYDRIEIVRGATGLVSGNGDPSATINMMHKRPGKEFAASAGLTVGSWSKVRLEGDISAPLNADGSIRGRVVVAGQNRHSYMDLYKERKLVGAVIVEADLTPATLLTAGIDYQKNTPKGTSWGTTPLFFSDGTPANMPRSFNMAAKWSSWERAFENKYVYLEHRFANDWKIKAAYGRLDSSSNGKLFYGGSGYPKRDGSGLEVWSGAFPYDEKQDNFDLSANGTFPLFGRQHDLVLGVNGWKRSGTTNETLLPDPLPFATTIPDFRNWTGDVPEPALTRTGARDVATTKQSGAFIATRINVTDSFKVLAGARVSKWETYNDRYDTQGRFVKRSSAYKTDDVVTPYAGVVLDVSKSTSLYASYTDLFKPQNLKDKNNAFLDPITGSNVEAGVKSEFFDGAVNASFAVYEAKQDNLGEEDKSVPLTFVLPDGSRPYISTGKGTKSKGYEAEVSGSPLSGWQLFAGYTHSKSKTGKGVVTNTIQPTNMLRVSTTYRLPGELQNLTIGGGLNWQNEIWTTATLPNKSKIRVSQGSYVLANLMARYQISPKLSASLNVNNLFDKTYFRRVGFYNGGYYGEPRNVALNLRYQY
- a CDS encoding TonB-dependent siderophore receptor, with protein sequence MWSPRLNLTPAPLALAAMLALGTISLAQAQTAPAVTLAIAAQPLGQALNELARQANLQLLFAPELVAGKTAPAVSGTLSVANSLERLLAGSGLTAAIDGSSVIIRSAPAATGKVATLAEITVSARQEAVIDSELTKSYAAQAVSIGKGQQSLREIPQSVSVLTRQQLNDQNLLSLDDAMRGVTGITVEASSTGGNHGNFYSRGYALDSVQVDGVMTPASTGNDLSAGFGLAIYDRVEVLRGPAGLFQGAGDPGGTINLVRKRARDTFAASGVLSAGSWDRYYAEADVTGPLSADGKVRGRLVAAYEHRRSFVDHVYAEKPLLYGTVAIDVAPGTVLTGGVTHQQYKGRPAFGLPAYEDGRLLDVPRSTYLDPAWNHITEKVTEYFAELDHKLANGGQFKATALYREQDEPSRNFGWSDCSADPVTGDSCLVSWNYRSHWKTQGLDAYLATPFQAFGRSHDLIVGADYRQVHKNFQYGGGDNAPINIFHPDNNIARPSYTFSNGNDNRTKQFGLYARTRLQATERLAVNLGGRVTHWDNHTVNRNAYFNQFTDVSNTIKAKFTPYAGLVYELDKQVSAYGSYTRIFTPQSTTDAAGQTLKPRTGQQFELGLKAELFDKNVNAHAALFRMEDENRVMPDPANPLFSIGAGKMRSQGMEAELSGSPLPGWNITGGYSYTSTRTLEGSDDQKAQLYSFIAPRHNVNLWTNYRLAGALDKVSVGGGLRSVSSMYRLNGPVKFEQGPVTTVGLQAGYRLSPTLELSLTVNNLFDKKYYTRVWAAYGSNFYGEPRNAMLTLRGQL